The DNA segment GGTCACCGCCATCCAGCAGGACACCGGCGGCGCGGTCGAGGTCATCAACCGCATCTCCGAGGTCATCGCCCAGATCAACGACTTCCAGACCACCATCGCCTCGGCGGTGGAGGAGCAGACCGCCACGACCGGCGAGATGTCCCGCAGCATCGCCGAGGTCGCCGCCGGCTCCGGCCGGATCGCCGCCAACATCAGCGACGTCTCGTCCGCGAGCGCGATGACGGTCAGCGGAGTGAACCAGACCCGCGAGGCCAGCGAGGAGGTCTCCCGGACCGCCGAGGAGCTGCGCAACCTGGTCGGCGCCTTCAAGTTCTGAGAAGTTCCGAAAGGCCGGTCGCCGATGGCGACCGGCCTTTTCTCATACCGGCGATGCTTCTGCCGATGAAGGGCTTATGCGTACGGTGATCGACGACTCCCTGCTGTCGCGCCGCCGTACCATCGAGACCGCCGGCCTGGTGTCGCGCAGCATCGGCATCGCCAGCACCGCGCTCTACGGCATCGGCCTGCCGGGCTACTCCCCGCCGGACCTCAGCCTGGGCATGACCCTGGCGTGCTGGTTCGGCGTGGGGGCGATGACGATGTCGAACGTCCTCGGCTATTTCGGCCGCCGGCGGCCGGATTCGCGGTGGTACTCCCGGTTCAGCGCCCTGCAGGTCGCCCTCGACACCGCCACCATCACCGGCTTCGTGATCATCTCCACCCGGGAGTACCCGCAGGCCACCTGGCCGCTGCTCAGTCTCACGGTCGCGATCGCCGCGCTGCGGCAGCGGCTCGCCGGCGCCCTGCTGGTCTTCGCGCTCACCTCGGCCGCGTTCCTGATCGGGGTGCCGGCCTCACACGACGTCGCGTTCCTCGTCGGCATCAATCTGATGATCGCGGTGATCACCGGCACCCAGTCGTCGGCCTTCGCCAAGCAGCTCACCACGCTGCAGGAGACCCGCCGCGCGCTGCACCACCAGGCCAACCACGACTCGCTCACCGGTCTGCCGAACCGGTCGCAGCTGGCCGGTTACGCCGACGAGCACCGTCATTCGCCGCTCGCCGTGCTGCTGCTCGACCTCAACGGGTTCAAGCAGGTCAACGACGTGCACGGGCATGCGGCCGGCGACCTGCTGCTGCACGAGGTGGGCGTCCGGCTCCGGGCGGTCCTGGATCCGGGCGATCTGGCCGGCCGGCTGGGCGGCGACGAGTTCCTGGTGCTGCTGCCGGACGCGGACACCGCCCGGGCCGCGCGGATGATCGACCGGATCCGGGAGGCGATCTCCCGGCCGATCGCCGTCGGTGACGGCCGGGAGGTGACGGTCGGGGTGAGCGCCGGTCTGGCCGTTC comes from the Actinoplanes sp. OR16 genome and includes:
- a CDS encoding GGDEF domain-containing protein, giving the protein MRTVIDDSLLSRRRTIETAGLVSRSIGIASTALYGIGLPGYSPPDLSLGMTLACWFGVGAMTMSNVLGYFGRRRPDSRWYSRFSALQVALDTATITGFVIISTREYPQATWPLLSLTVAIAALRQRLAGALLVFALTSAAFLIGVPASHDVAFLVGINLMIAVITGTQSSAFAKQLTTLQETRRALHHQANHDSLTGLPNRSQLAGYADEHRHSPLAVLLLDLNGFKQVNDVHGHAAGDLLLHEVGVRLRAVLDPGDLAGRLGGDEFLVLLPDADTARAARMIDRIREAISRPIAVGDGREVTVGVSAGLAVRAAGSDATLDALTAEADAAMYRDKRKLAA